Proteins from a single region of Hordeum vulgare subsp. vulgare chromosome 6H, MorexV3_pseudomolecules_assembly, whole genome shotgun sequence:
- the LOC123403348 gene encoding aspartyl protease family protein At5g10770-like — protein MAPAPLPLLVAAFSLLFAAATPIRDVADACSSQVQAADFEHLNSTAMHLPLHHSRGPCSPVSVPSDLPFSALLTHDDARIASLAARLAKVAPSSSSARPRPTVTVASLYRANDDAAVDGSLASVPLTPGTSYGVGNYVTRMGLGTPAKPYIMVVDTGSSLTWLQCSPCRVSCHRQSGPVFDPKTSSSYAAVSCSTPQCNDLSTATLNPAACSSSDVCIYQASYGDSSFSVGYLSKDTVSFGSNSVPNFYYGCGQDNEGLFGRSAGLMGLARNKLSLLYQLAPTLGYSFSYCLPSSSSSGYLSIGSYNPGQYSYTPMVSSTLDDSLYFIKLSGMTVAGKPLAVSSSEYSSLPTIIDSGTVITRLPTTVYDALSKAVAGAMKGTKRADAYSILDTCFVGQASSLRVPAVSMAFSGGAALKLSAQNLLVDVDSSTTCLAFAPARSAAIIGNTQQQTFSVVYDVKSNRIGFAAGGCT, from the exons ATGGCGCCGGCGCCGCTGCCCCTTCTCGTCGCCGCCTTCTCGCTGCTCTTTGCGGCGGCGACTCCGATCAGGGACGTCGCTGACGCCTGCTCCTCGCAAGTGCAGG CTGCGGATTTCGAGCACCTGAACAGCACCGCCATGCACCTCCCGCTGCACCACTCGCGGGGCCCCTGCTCGCCGGTGTCGGTGCCGTCGGACCTCCCCTTCTCGGCGCTGCTCACCCACGACGACGCCCGCATCGCGTCCCTGGCCGCGCGCCTCGCCAAGGTGGCGCCGTCCTCGTCCTCGGCGCGCCCCCGCCCCACGGTCACGGTGGCCTCGCTCTACCGGGCGAACGACGACGCCGCCGTCGACGGCTCCCTCGCGTCGGTGCCGCTGACGCCGGGCACGTCGTACGGCGTGGGCAACTACGTGACCCGCATGGGCCTCGGCACCCCGGCCAAGCCCTACATCATGGTGGTCGACACGGGCTCCTCCCTCACCTGGCTCCAGTGCTCCCCCTGCCGGGTGTCGTGCCACCGGCAGTCCGGCCCGGTGTTCGACCCCAAGACGTCCAGCTCCTACGCCGCCGTCTCCTGCTCCACGCCGCAGTGCAACGACCTCTCCACCGCCACGCTCAACCCGGCCGCCTGCTCCTCCTCCGACGTCTGCATCTACCAGGCCAGCTACGGCGACAGCTCCTTCTCCGTCGGCTACCTCAGCAAGGACACCGTCTCCTTCGGCTCCAACAGCGTGCCCAACTTCTACTACGGGTGCGGGCAGGACAACGAGGGGCTCTTCGGCCGCTCCGCCGGCCTCATGGGCCTGGCACGCAACAAGCTCTCGCTGCTCTACCAGCTCGCGCCCACCCTCGGCTACTCCTTCTCCTActgcctcccctcctcctcctcctccggctaccTCTCCATCGGCTCCTACAACCCGGGCCAGTACTCCTACACGCCCATGGTGTCCAGCACGCTCGACGACTCGCTCTACTTCATCAAGCTCTCCGGGATGACCGTCGCCGGGAAGCCGCTGGCCGTGTCGTCCTCCGAATACTCCAGCCTGCCCACCATCATCGACTCCGGCACGGTCATCACGCGCCTGCCCACCACCGTCTACGACGCCCTCAGCAAGGCGGTGGCGGGGGCCATGAAGGGGACCAAGCGCGCCGACGCATACTCCATCCTCGACACGTGCTTCGTGGGCCAGGCGTCCAGCCTGCGCGTCCCGGCGGTCAGCATGGCCTTCTCCGGCGGCGCCGCGCTCAAGCTGTCGGCGCAGAACCTGCTCGTCGACGTGGACAGCTCCACGACGTGCCTCGCGTTCGCGCCCGCGAGGAGCGCCGCCATCATCGGGAACACGCAGCAGCAGACGTTCAGCGTCGTCTACGACGTCAAGAGCAACAGGATCGGCTTCGCCGCCGGCGGCTGCACATGA